The proteins below come from a single Hemibagrus wyckioides isolate EC202008001 linkage group LG22, SWU_Hwy_1.0, whole genome shotgun sequence genomic window:
- the paqr3a gene encoding progestin and adipoQ receptor family member 3a has protein sequence MPSAKVLKNTQYIELGSYQYWPVLVPRGIRLYTYEQVPGFLRENPYITDGYRAYLTSRLCIKSLFILSNETVNIWSHLLGFFLFFSLGVYDMVAVLPMIGASREDYVIYSISLFCYQVCMLCSVGYHLFCCHRSEKTSRRWMALDYAGISIGTLGCYVPGVFYAFYCNNYWRQVYLVMVLAMTLAEFFAQIHPLYLTKKWQKLRSVIFCSVVAYGLIPTIHWIWLSGGFSSEIVQDFIPRVLVMYLLAVVAFIFYVSKVPERYFPGQLNYIGSSHQIWHVLVVLMFHWWHQSALSITNYRHTHPCPVYLQHA, from the exons ATGCCTTCGGCGAAAGTGCTGAAGAATACCCAGTACATAGAGCTGGGCAGTTATCAGTACTGGCCTGTCCTTGTGCCCAGAGGAATCAGACTGTACACTTATGAGCAAGTACCAGGCTTTCTGAGGGAAAATCCATACATCACTGACGGCTACAGAGCTTACCTCACCTCTAGGCTGTGTATTAAAAG TCTTTTCATCCTTTCCAATGAGACTGTGAACATCTGGAGTCACCTGCTGGGGTTTTTCCTGTTCTTCTCACTGGGAGTTTATGACATGGTAGCTGTGCTGCCTATGATCGGAGCCTCCAGGGAGGATTACGTCATCTACTCTATAAGCCTCTTCTGCTACCAG GTGTGCATGCTGTGCTCAGTGGGATATCACCTGTTCTGCTGTCATCGCTCGGAAAAAACCAGCCGGCGCTGGATGGCACTGGACTATGCGGGGATTTCTATCGGAACGTTGGGATGCTACGTACCAGGTGTCTTCTACGCCTTCTACTGCAATAAC TACTGGCGGCAGGTGTATTTGGTTATGGTTCTGGCAATGACACTAGCGGAGTTTTTTGCCCAGATACACCCCCTTTACTTGACAAAGAAGTGGCAGAAGCTGCGCTCAGTCATCTTCTGCTCTGTAGTGGCCTACGGCCTCATCCCTACCATCCACTGGATCTGGCTTAGTGGAGGTTTCAGCTCAGAAATAGTGCAG gACTTTATTCCCAGAGTGCTTGTAATGTATTTGCTTGCTGTAGTTGCCTTCATCTTTTATGTCTCTAAAGTTCCAGAGCGCTACTTTCCAG GTCAGCTGAACTACATCGGCTCCAGCCACCAGATCTGGCACGTATTGGTGGTGCTCATGTTTCACTGGTGGCATCAGTCTGCACTGTCTATCACtaactacagacacacacacccctgcccTGTCTACCTCCAGCACGCTTAG